From one Dermacentor silvarum isolate Dsil-2018 chromosome 3, BIME_Dsil_1.4, whole genome shotgun sequence genomic stretch:
- the LOC119446750 gene encoding solute carrier family 2, facilitated glucose transporter member 1 isoform X4, whose translation MSTTKGQLAIIATTATTNGKQKKGLTRHLVFAIAAAALGSAFQHGYNTGVVNAPQKLIEDFIEDTYKHRFEEDPGEGTVKFIFSIFVAIFCVGGMMGGLLTAFVAERFGRKGGLLLNNISVFLASILMGASKSARSYEMLILGRFFVGLSSGLNAGLAPMYLTEISPLHLRGAVGTIYQLVVTISILASQILGLPSALGTADRWPALFAMTIVPSLFMLATLPLCPESPKYILINQGRDVAAQQALTWLRGTIEVHDEMDEMRAEYEAIKMVSRVTLYEMMHNMTLRIPLLISVMVMLSQQLSGINAAIFFSTDIFRSAGLNSEVAMQATLGMGAVNVLMTVVSLVLIERAGRRTLHLVGLGGMAIITVILTICLALSESVPWLSYVSIVAVIGFVVMFATGPGSIPWFLVGELFGQGARPLATSIAVAVNWSANFLVGLAFLPLTGVLHHFTFLIFTALLVFFWIFTYYMVPETKNKSVEEIAALFRQRAYH comes from the exons GGCCTAACGCGGCACCTGGTGTTCGCCATAGCGGCGGCAGCTTTGGGCTCAGCCTTTCAACATGGCTACAACACGGGCGTGGTCAACGCTCCGCAGAAGCTGATCGAGGACTTCATCGAAGACACGTACAAGCATCGCTTCGAAGAGGATCCCGGCGAGGGTACCGTCAAGTTCATCTTCAGCATCTTCGTGGCCATCTTCTGCGTCGGAGGCATGATGGGCGGCCTGCTCACTGCCTTCGTGGCCGAGCGCTTCGGCCGCAAAGGAGGCCTGCTCCTCAACAACATCAGCGTCTTCCTCGCTTCCATCCTCATGGGGGCGTCTAAG TCTGCCCGCTCGTACGAGATGCTAATCCTGGGCCGGTTCTTCGTGGGCCTTAGCTCGGGCCTGAACGCGGGCCTGGCGCCCATGTACCTAACGGAGATCTCGCCATTGCACCTGCGCGGTGCTGTGGGCACCATCTACCAGCTGGTGGTGACCATCTCTATCCTGGCCAGTCAGATACTGGGTCTGCCCTCGGCGCTGGGCACAGCAGACCGGTGGCCTGCGCTGTTCGCCATGACCATTGTGCCCAGCCTGTTCATGCTGGCCACGCTGCCGCTCTGTCCTGAGTCACCCAAGTACATTCTCATCAACCAGGGCCGAGATGTGGCCGCCCAACAGGCTCTCACCTGGCTACGGGGCACTATCGAGGTGCACGACGAGATGGACGAGATGCGTGCCGAGTACGAAGCTATCAAGATGGTCTCCAGG GTCACCCTGTACGAGATGATGCACAACATGACGCTACGGATCCCTCTGCTTATCTCTGTCATGGTCATGCTGTCCCAGCAGCTATCGGGTATCAACGCGGCCATTTTCTTTTCGACCGACATCTTTCGGTCGGCAGGCCTCAACTCCGAAGTGGCGATGCAGGCCACGCTGGGCATGGGCGCCGTCAACGTGCTCATGACCGTCGTGTCGCTAGTGCTGATTGAACGGGCGGGCCGTCGCACCCTACATCTGGTCGGCCTCGGCGGCATGGCCATCATCACAGTCATTCTAACGATCTGCCTGGCACTGAGCGAAAGCGTACCATGGCTGTCGTACGTGAGCATCGTGGCTGTCATCGGGTTCGTGGTCATGTTTGCCACGGGTCCTGGCTCCATCCCCTGGTTCCTGGTGGGCGAGCTCTTCGGACAGGGCGCGCGGCCGCTCGCCACTAGTATCGCCGTGGCTGTCAACTGGAGCGCAAACTTCCTTGTTGGGCTCGCCTTTCTACCATTAACG GGCGTGCTCCACCACTTCACGTTCCTCATATTCACGGCGCTGCTGGTGTTCTTCTGGATCTTCACCTACTACATGGTGCCCGAGACGAAGAATAAGAGCGTGGAAGAGATCGCCGCGCTGTTCCGCCAGCGGGCCTACCACTGA
- the LOC119446750 gene encoding solute carrier family 2, facilitated glucose transporter member 1 isoform X1 — MPYIRRPGLTRHLVFAIAAAALGSAFQHGYNTGVVNAPQKLIEDFIEDTYKHRFEEDPGEGTVKFIFSIFVAIFCVGGMMGGLLTAFVAERFGRKGGLLLNNISVFLASILMGASKSARSYEMLILGRFFVGLSSGLNAGLAPMYLTEISPLHLRGAVGTIYQLVVTISILASQILGLPSALGTADRWPALFAMTIVPSLFMLATLPLCPESPKYILINQGRDVAAQQALTWLRGTIEVHDEMDEMRAEYEAIKMVSRVTLYEMMHNMTLRIPLLISVMVMLSQQLSGINAAIFFSTDIFRSAGLNSEVAMQATLGMGAVNVLMTVVSLVLIERAGRRTLHLVGLGGMAIITVILTICLALSESVPWLSYVSIVAVIGFVVMFATGPGSIPWFLVGELFGQGARPLATSIAVAVNWSANFLVGLAFLPLTGVLHHFTFLIFTALLVFFWIFTYYMVPETKNKSVEEIAALFRQRAYH, encoded by the exons ATGCCCTACATACGAAGACCC GGCCTAACGCGGCACCTGGTGTTCGCCATAGCGGCGGCAGCTTTGGGCTCAGCCTTTCAACATGGCTACAACACGGGCGTGGTCAACGCTCCGCAGAAGCTGATCGAGGACTTCATCGAAGACACGTACAAGCATCGCTTCGAAGAGGATCCCGGCGAGGGTACCGTCAAGTTCATCTTCAGCATCTTCGTGGCCATCTTCTGCGTCGGAGGCATGATGGGCGGCCTGCTCACTGCCTTCGTGGCCGAGCGCTTCGGCCGCAAAGGAGGCCTGCTCCTCAACAACATCAGCGTCTTCCTCGCTTCCATCCTCATGGGGGCGTCTAAG TCTGCCCGCTCGTACGAGATGCTAATCCTGGGCCGGTTCTTCGTGGGCCTTAGCTCGGGCCTGAACGCGGGCCTGGCGCCCATGTACCTAACGGAGATCTCGCCATTGCACCTGCGCGGTGCTGTGGGCACCATCTACCAGCTGGTGGTGACCATCTCTATCCTGGCCAGTCAGATACTGGGTCTGCCCTCGGCGCTGGGCACAGCAGACCGGTGGCCTGCGCTGTTCGCCATGACCATTGTGCCCAGCCTGTTCATGCTGGCCACGCTGCCGCTCTGTCCTGAGTCACCCAAGTACATTCTCATCAACCAGGGCCGAGATGTGGCCGCCCAACAGGCTCTCACCTGGCTACGGGGCACTATCGAGGTGCACGACGAGATGGACGAGATGCGTGCCGAGTACGAAGCTATCAAGATGGTCTCCAGG GTCACCCTGTACGAGATGATGCACAACATGACGCTACGGATCCCTCTGCTTATCTCTGTCATGGTCATGCTGTCCCAGCAGCTATCGGGTATCAACGCGGCCATTTTCTTTTCGACCGACATCTTTCGGTCGGCAGGCCTCAACTCCGAAGTGGCGATGCAGGCCACGCTGGGCATGGGCGCCGTCAACGTGCTCATGACCGTCGTGTCGCTAGTGCTGATTGAACGGGCGGGCCGTCGCACCCTACATCTGGTCGGCCTCGGCGGCATGGCCATCATCACAGTCATTCTAACGATCTGCCTGGCACTGAGCGAAAGCGTACCATGGCTGTCGTACGTGAGCATCGTGGCTGTCATCGGGTTCGTGGTCATGTTTGCCACGGGTCCTGGCTCCATCCCCTGGTTCCTGGTGGGCGAGCTCTTCGGACAGGGCGCGCGGCCGCTCGCCACTAGTATCGCCGTGGCTGTCAACTGGAGCGCAAACTTCCTTGTTGGGCTCGCCTTTCTACCATTAACG GGCGTGCTCCACCACTTCACGTTCCTCATATTCACGGCGCTGCTGGTGTTCTTCTGGATCTTCACCTACTACATGGTGCCCGAGACGAAGAATAAGAGCGTGGAAGAGATCGCCGCGCTGTTCCGCCAGCGGGCCTACCACTGA
- the LOC119446750 gene encoding solute carrier family 2, facilitated glucose transporter member 1 isoform X3 — translation MVRLDNATLDAARLIPVWQRTQVRAGLTRHLVFAIAAAALGSAFQHGYNTGVVNAPQKLIEDFIEDTYKHRFEEDPGEGTVKFIFSIFVAIFCVGGMMGGLLTAFVAERFGRKGGLLLNNISVFLASILMGASKSARSYEMLILGRFFVGLSSGLNAGLAPMYLTEISPLHLRGAVGTIYQLVVTISILASQILGLPSALGTADRWPALFAMTIVPSLFMLATLPLCPESPKYILINQGRDVAAQQALTWLRGTIEVHDEMDEMRAEYEAIKMVSRVTLYEMMHNMTLRIPLLISVMVMLSQQLSGINAAIFFSTDIFRSAGLNSEVAMQATLGMGAVNVLMTVVSLVLIERAGRRTLHLVGLGGMAIITVILTICLALSESVPWLSYVSIVAVIGFVVMFATGPGSIPWFLVGELFGQGARPLATSIAVAVNWSANFLVGLAFLPLTGVLHHFTFLIFTALLVFFWIFTYYMVPETKNKSVEEIAALFRQRAYH, via the exons ATGGTCCGGCTCGATAACGCCACGCTCGACGCGGCCCGCCTCATCCCGGTGTGGCAGAGAACTCAAGTTCGAGCT GGCCTAACGCGGCACCTGGTGTTCGCCATAGCGGCGGCAGCTTTGGGCTCAGCCTTTCAACATGGCTACAACACGGGCGTGGTCAACGCTCCGCAGAAGCTGATCGAGGACTTCATCGAAGACACGTACAAGCATCGCTTCGAAGAGGATCCCGGCGAGGGTACCGTCAAGTTCATCTTCAGCATCTTCGTGGCCATCTTCTGCGTCGGAGGCATGATGGGCGGCCTGCTCACTGCCTTCGTGGCCGAGCGCTTCGGCCGCAAAGGAGGCCTGCTCCTCAACAACATCAGCGTCTTCCTCGCTTCCATCCTCATGGGGGCGTCTAAG TCTGCCCGCTCGTACGAGATGCTAATCCTGGGCCGGTTCTTCGTGGGCCTTAGCTCGGGCCTGAACGCGGGCCTGGCGCCCATGTACCTAACGGAGATCTCGCCATTGCACCTGCGCGGTGCTGTGGGCACCATCTACCAGCTGGTGGTGACCATCTCTATCCTGGCCAGTCAGATACTGGGTCTGCCCTCGGCGCTGGGCACAGCAGACCGGTGGCCTGCGCTGTTCGCCATGACCATTGTGCCCAGCCTGTTCATGCTGGCCACGCTGCCGCTCTGTCCTGAGTCACCCAAGTACATTCTCATCAACCAGGGCCGAGATGTGGCCGCCCAACAGGCTCTCACCTGGCTACGGGGCACTATCGAGGTGCACGACGAGATGGACGAGATGCGTGCCGAGTACGAAGCTATCAAGATGGTCTCCAGG GTCACCCTGTACGAGATGATGCACAACATGACGCTACGGATCCCTCTGCTTATCTCTGTCATGGTCATGCTGTCCCAGCAGCTATCGGGTATCAACGCGGCCATTTTCTTTTCGACCGACATCTTTCGGTCGGCAGGCCTCAACTCCGAAGTGGCGATGCAGGCCACGCTGGGCATGGGCGCCGTCAACGTGCTCATGACCGTCGTGTCGCTAGTGCTGATTGAACGGGCGGGCCGTCGCACCCTACATCTGGTCGGCCTCGGCGGCATGGCCATCATCACAGTCATTCTAACGATCTGCCTGGCACTGAGCGAAAGCGTACCATGGCTGTCGTACGTGAGCATCGTGGCTGTCATCGGGTTCGTGGTCATGTTTGCCACGGGTCCTGGCTCCATCCCCTGGTTCCTGGTGGGCGAGCTCTTCGGACAGGGCGCGCGGCCGCTCGCCACTAGTATCGCCGTGGCTGTCAACTGGAGCGCAAACTTCCTTGTTGGGCTCGCCTTTCTACCATTAACG GGCGTGCTCCACCACTTCACGTTCCTCATATTCACGGCGCTGCTGGTGTTCTTCTGGATCTTCACCTACTACATGGTGCCCGAGACGAAGAATAAGAGCGTGGAAGAGATCGCCGCGCTGTTCCGCCAGCGGGCCTACCACTGA
- the LOC119446750 gene encoding solute carrier family 2, facilitated glucose transporter member 1 isoform X2 — METDQLRLSEMAYLHVPDKERSKSPSPCDSLASSATDISTLPIHDRTPHHDEHGLTRHLVFAIAAAALGSAFQHGYNTGVVNAPQKLIEDFIEDTYKHRFEEDPGEGTVKFIFSIFVAIFCVGGMMGGLLTAFVAERFGRKGGLLLNNISVFLASILMGASKSARSYEMLILGRFFVGLSSGLNAGLAPMYLTEISPLHLRGAVGTIYQLVVTISILASQILGLPSALGTADRWPALFAMTIVPSLFMLATLPLCPESPKYILINQGRDVAAQQALTWLRGTIEVHDEMDEMRAEYEAIKMVSRVTLYEMMHNMTLRIPLLISVMVMLSQQLSGINAAIFFSTDIFRSAGLNSEVAMQATLGMGAVNVLMTVVSLVLIERAGRRTLHLVGLGGMAIITVILTICLALSESVPWLSYVSIVAVIGFVVMFATGPGSIPWFLVGELFGQGARPLATSIAVAVNWSANFLVGLAFLPLTGVLHHFTFLIFTALLVFFWIFTYYMVPETKNKSVEEIAALFRQRAYH, encoded by the exons GGCCTAACGCGGCACCTGGTGTTCGCCATAGCGGCGGCAGCTTTGGGCTCAGCCTTTCAACATGGCTACAACACGGGCGTGGTCAACGCTCCGCAGAAGCTGATCGAGGACTTCATCGAAGACACGTACAAGCATCGCTTCGAAGAGGATCCCGGCGAGGGTACCGTCAAGTTCATCTTCAGCATCTTCGTGGCCATCTTCTGCGTCGGAGGCATGATGGGCGGCCTGCTCACTGCCTTCGTGGCCGAGCGCTTCGGCCGCAAAGGAGGCCTGCTCCTCAACAACATCAGCGTCTTCCTCGCTTCCATCCTCATGGGGGCGTCTAAG TCTGCCCGCTCGTACGAGATGCTAATCCTGGGCCGGTTCTTCGTGGGCCTTAGCTCGGGCCTGAACGCGGGCCTGGCGCCCATGTACCTAACGGAGATCTCGCCATTGCACCTGCGCGGTGCTGTGGGCACCATCTACCAGCTGGTGGTGACCATCTCTATCCTGGCCAGTCAGATACTGGGTCTGCCCTCGGCGCTGGGCACAGCAGACCGGTGGCCTGCGCTGTTCGCCATGACCATTGTGCCCAGCCTGTTCATGCTGGCCACGCTGCCGCTCTGTCCTGAGTCACCCAAGTACATTCTCATCAACCAGGGCCGAGATGTGGCCGCCCAACAGGCTCTCACCTGGCTACGGGGCACTATCGAGGTGCACGACGAGATGGACGAGATGCGTGCCGAGTACGAAGCTATCAAGATGGTCTCCAGG GTCACCCTGTACGAGATGATGCACAACATGACGCTACGGATCCCTCTGCTTATCTCTGTCATGGTCATGCTGTCCCAGCAGCTATCGGGTATCAACGCGGCCATTTTCTTTTCGACCGACATCTTTCGGTCGGCAGGCCTCAACTCCGAAGTGGCGATGCAGGCCACGCTGGGCATGGGCGCCGTCAACGTGCTCATGACCGTCGTGTCGCTAGTGCTGATTGAACGGGCGGGCCGTCGCACCCTACATCTGGTCGGCCTCGGCGGCATGGCCATCATCACAGTCATTCTAACGATCTGCCTGGCACTGAGCGAAAGCGTACCATGGCTGTCGTACGTGAGCATCGTGGCTGTCATCGGGTTCGTGGTCATGTTTGCCACGGGTCCTGGCTCCATCCCCTGGTTCCTGGTGGGCGAGCTCTTCGGACAGGGCGCGCGGCCGCTCGCCACTAGTATCGCCGTGGCTGTCAACTGGAGCGCAAACTTCCTTGTTGGGCTCGCCTTTCTACCATTAACG GGCGTGCTCCACCACTTCACGTTCCTCATATTCACGGCGCTGCTGGTGTTCTTCTGGATCTTCACCTACTACATGGTGCCCGAGACGAAGAATAAGAGCGTGGAAGAGATCGCCGCGCTGTTCCGCCAGCGGGCCTACCACTGA